One window of the Anoplolepis gracilipes chromosome 9, ASM4749672v1, whole genome shotgun sequence genome contains the following:
- the Daao1 gene encoding D-aspartate oxidase has translation MKVAIVGGGVVGLTTATIAQNGSLRNADITVLASDYDDIVSHVAAGIFRVGASFGGSNEENITKKWVKDSYEFYDDIRKSDYASNAGVTNISGYIFANSSPHTVQNHWLENVVPVYRRATEEEFQLVYGKWKYGSFFSTLLTQSSLYLPWIKQKLLINGVTFKQKKLNSLKELTGEFDIVINCTGLGARKLCNDRRLVSIRGQVLKVRAPWIKTFFYGELDTYVIPGFHDMVTLGGSRSFDSENTKLCPYESAAIRERCETLIPSLKDAELLRQEVGLRPHREGGVRIGEGNIVNSDCSNKTIIVHNYGHGGYGVCMAPGTAIATIDTVVEFHKATCSKI, from the exons ATGAAAGTAGCTATTGTCGGTGGAGGAGTCGTCGGATTAACGACGGCCACAATTGCGCAAAATGGATCTCTTCGTAATGCTGATATAACGGTTTTAGCTTCAGATTATGATGATATTGTCAGTCATGTGGCTGCAGGAATTTTTAGAGTTGGTGCTTCATTTGGTGGCTCTAATGAGGAAAACATTACgaa aaaatggGTAAAAGATTCTTATGAATTTTACGACGACATTCGAAAATCTGATTATGCTTCTAATGCTGGAGTGACTAATATTTCTGGATATATATTTGCTAATTCATCTCCACATACTGTTCAG AATCATTGGCTTGAAAACGTAGTCCCAGTATACAGAAGAGCGACAGAGGAAGAATTTCAATTGGTTTATGGCAAATGGAAATATGGGTCATTTTTTTCGACTCTTCTTACACAAAGCAGTTTGTATCTTCCATGGATTAAGCAAAA ATTGCTAATAAACGGAGTTacgtttaaacaaaaaaaactaaattctCTCAAGGAATTAACTGGCGAATttgatattgtaataaattgcaCTGGGCTTGGAGCGCGTAAATTATGCAATGACAGACGTCTTGTTTCTATACGTGGTCAAGTCCTCAAA GTAAGGGCTCCGTGGattaaaactttcttttacGGCGAGCTTGACACTTATGTTATACCAGGTTTCCACGATATGGTTACTCTGGGTGGATCTAGAAGCTTCGATTCCGAAAATACAAAACTATGTCCATACGAATCTGCAGCGATTCGCGAAAGATGCGAAACATTGATTCCATCTTTAAAAGATGCGGAACTCCTGCGACAGGAAGTCGGTTTGCGACCGCATAGAGAAGGCGGTGTTAGAATTGGGGAGGGAAATATCGTTAACAGTGATTGCTCTAATAAAACCATA atcGTACATAATTACGGACATGGTGGTTACGGAGTTTGCATGGCACCAGGAACCGCTATAGCGACTATCGACACTGTCGTTGAATTTCATAAAGCTACCTGCtccaaaatataa
- the Mof gene encoding histone acetyltransferase KAT8 produces the protein MAESEQRNKDGCNTTRETMVKQEKRENTLTNGGKGSGDDADSLEELPLDIGEHYLVRRSDDSWHPAEIIQTRYNENENHYEYYVHYEGHNRRLDEWVPRDRIMSSRFDMSEIERHDRNSGTDLLADSSDRKITRNQKRRHDEINHVQKTYAEMDPTTAALEKEHEAITKVKYIDRIQIGKYEIDTWYFSPYPEEYGKQPKLWICEYCLKYMRLEKTYRYHMSECTHRQPVGKEIYRKGTLSIWEVDGREHKIYCQNLCLLAKLFLDHKTLYFDVEPFLFYILCEVDKHGAHLVGYFSKEKESPDGNNVACILTLPPFQRQGYGKLLIAFSYELSRIEQTVGSPEKPLSDLGKLSYRSYWSWILLEILRDFRGTLSIKDLSQMTSISQTDIISTLQSMNMVKYWKGQHVICVTPKLVEEHIKSSQYKRPRLTVDSSALRWGAPPRKNVKPGKK, from the exons ATGGCCGAATCTGAACAGAGAAACAAGGACGGTTGCAACACGACGAGGGAGACAATGGTCAAGCAAGAGAAACGTGAGAATACGTTGACGAATGGCGGGAAGGGCTCCGGCGATGACGCGGACAGCCTCGAGGAGTTGCCGCTCGATATCGGCGAGCACTATCTCGTTCGCAGATCTGACGACTCCTGGC aTCCTGCTGAAATTATCCAAACACGTTACAATGAGAATGAAAATCACTACGAATACTATGTACACTATGAAGGACATAACAGAAGATTAGACGAATGGGTACCTCGTGACAGAATTATGTCAAGCAGATTTGACATGAGTGAAATAGAACGGCATGATAGAAATTCTGGAACTGATCTGTTAGCAGACTCTTCGGATCGTAAAATTACTAGAAATCAGAAAAGACGCCATGATGAAATCAACCATGTACAAAAG acttATGCAGAAATGGACCCTACCACAGCTGCACTGGAGAAAGAACATGAAGCAATAACAAAAGtcaaatatatagatagaatACAGATTG GCAAGTACGAGATTGACACTTGGTATTTCAGTCCATATCCAGAAGAATATGGCAAGCAACCAAAGCTCTGGATCTGCGAATACTGTTTAAAGTATATGCGTCTCGAAAAAACATATAGATATCATATG agTGAATGCACTCATAGACAGCCAGTTGGAAAAGAAATCTACCGAAAAGGAACATTAAGTATTTGGGAAGTAGATGGCAGAGAACACAAGATATATTGTCAGAATCTATGTTTGTTAGCTAAATTATTCCTGGATCACAAAACGCTTTATTTCGACGTAGAAccgtttcttttttacattttatgtgAGGTGGATAAACATGGTGCACATTTAGTCGGTTATTTTTCTAAG GAAAAAGAATCACCCGATGGTAATAATGTTGCATGTATCTTAACTTTACCACCTTTTCAAAGACAAGGCTATGGCAAATTACTGATAGCTTTTAGTTATGAATTAAGCAGAATTGAACAAACAGTTGGAAGTCCAGAGAAACCTCTAAGTGATTTAGGAAAATTGTCTTATCGCAGTTATTGGAGTTGGATTCTGTTAGAAATCCTTCGAGATTTTAGAGGAACGCTTAGTATTAAAGATCTTAG tcaaatgaCCAGCATCTCGCAAACTGACATCATATCGACGTTACAAAGTATGAACATGGTTAAATACTGGAAAGGACAACATGTTATTTGTGTCACACCAAAATTAGTGGAAGAACATATAAAAAGCAGCCAATACAAGAGGCCACGTCTTACAGTCGATAGCAGTGCATTGAGATGGGGAGCACCACCTCGGAAAAATGTGAAACCCGGCAAAAAATAG